The following are encoded together in the Bos mutus isolate GX-2022 chromosome 3, NWIPB_WYAK_1.1, whole genome shotgun sequence genome:
- the CD2 gene encoding T-cell surface antigen CD2: protein MNLACEILASFLLIFTVPTKGEDPESIVVWGALDHDLNLDIPGFPRSDIVADIKWNRNKNKIARIKKDMPLHNETDKYDMFTNGTLKIKTLMRNDSGLYEVEVYDSNGVNLLSKKFDLKIQEMLSGPEINWICTNRTVSCKVENGSNPKLELFLNMTRVKQDHGKLITYTWNTRWNKTFKCVASNHVDSKVSIEIAVCPDEGLDWYLIIGICVGGAVFLLFVALLIFYISRRKKQSRRRDDEELEIKAQRAILEERGRKPQQTPVSTPANPGMSQTPPVPGHRSQPPAHRPRALGPRVQPQQKRLPPTPGTQVHQQKGPPLPKPRVQTKPPCDAEENS, encoded by the exons ATGAACCTcgcatgtgaaatcttagccaGCTTCCTTCTGATTTTCACTGTTCCCACCAAAG GTGAAGACCCTGAAAGCATTGTCGTCTGGGGTGCCCTGGATCATGACCTCAACCTGGACATTCCTGGTTTTCCAAGAAGTGATATAGTGGCAGATATAAAAtggaacagaaacaaaaacaagattgCACGAATAAAGAAAGATATGCCACTTCACAATGAAACGGACAAATATGATATGTTTACAAATGGAACTCTGAAAATTAAAACTCTGATGAGAAACGATAGTGGTCTCTATGAGGTAGAGGTTTATGATTCAAATGGAGTAAACCTACTGAGCAAAAAATTTGATTTGAAGATTCAAG agatGCTCTCAGGACCTGAAATTAACTGGATCTGTACCAACAGAACTGTGAGCTGCAAGGTAGAAAATGGAAGTAATCCTAAATTagaactgtttttaaatatgaCCCGTGTCAAACAAGATCATGGGAAGCTCATCACCTACACGTGGAACACCAGATGGAATAAAACATTCAAGTGCGTGGCGAGTAACCATGTCGATAGCAAAGTCAGCATAGAGATCGCCGTGTGTCCAG ATGAAGGTCTGGATTGGTACCTCATCATCGGCATTTGTGTAGGAGGCGCCGTCTTCCTCCTCTTCGTGGCACTACTCATTTTCTACATCAGCAGGAGGAAAAAACAGAGCCGCAGGAGAGATG ATGAGGAGCTGGAGATAAAAGCACAGAGAGCGATCCTTGAGGAAAGAGGCCGGAAGCCTCAACAGACTCCAGTCTCGACTCCTGCAAATCCAGGCATGTCCCAAACTCCTCCAGTACCTGGCCATCGTTCTCAGCCCCCCGCTCATCGTCCACGGGCTCTTGGCCCCCGTGTCCAGCCCCAGCAGAAGAGGCTTCCTCCGACGCCAGGCACACAAGTTCACCAGCAAAagggccctcccctccccaagccTCGCGTTCAAACAAAACCTCCCTGTGACGCCGAAGAAAACTCCTAA